Below is a window of Myroides profundi DNA.
TATGAATCTCTCCATTTCGTACACAGATCTTATTATCTTTAGGAAAAGGAATAGCTACTTTCTTTTCATCCACTAGCACACCCTCTTTAAATGCTATAACGTTCATTACATCTGCCGCTTTTTCGCTCCAGATATCTACATTATAGAAAATAGAATGGTCTGCTGTACATCCTACAAAGCGTCCATCAAATGACTTGCTTCCTTTAAATCCTTTTACACTCTTATCAAATATAGCATAAGAAGTCATCTCTTCTTCCTCTCCACTTACTAAAGAAACAAAGTTATCCTTAGTAGGGCTTAAAAATAAAGTAGGTAATACTCCCCTAGTCTCTTTCTCCTCTTTTGTATTCCCTTCTTTATCAATGATAGTATATACTAACTCATAAGTATTAGTATCTCCTTCATTCGAATAAATATAATTTGCGATTAACAGTCCCTCTTTATTCCAACAGCTCCCCTTTACGCTTAATGCATAAGGTACTTCTATTGTAGATATTAACCCAAAAGATGTTTTTTCGTTCATAAGATTTAAAGCGTTTAATTCTGTGCAAAGGTAGCAAAAACAATATAGACATACTTGTATAACACACAAAACTTATTTAGTTTACCGTGGACAGTTATCAGTTATCAGAATTGCCTATACATAGTGTTATAATACCGATGGCGCGGATTTATAATCCGTGACAATCACACAATAACCACTAAGTACATCTTGTCTAGAAGAAAAAACTTAATTCTTAATTATACTAATACGTCTCCTATCTCAGCATGCATCTTTTTAAACATAGCTGCTGCAAAAGGACATAACGGCAATACCTTTAAATTCTTTTCTCTTACATAAGGGATTACACCTTCAAGTAATATAGCCTTTCCTACTCCTTTACCATTAAATGCTTCTTCAACTCCCGTATGATCTATAATAATCTTATCTGTACCTGCTACAGAATAAGTCATATCTCCAGCGCGCTGTCCGTCTATATAAGCGACGAAAGCGCCTTTTGTCTCTTGAGCTTCATGTTTTATTTCCATAATATATTTTTTTTATTGGTTAATGCTTTTCTTTTTCTTAATACTCCTTATCGGTTTTCTGTTCCCTGTTTCTCGTTCTCTAAACCGCTAATTCTGTATTTATAGTCACTTCTCCTGTCAATACCTTATGTACAGGACATTTATCAGCGATAATCGCTAATCTCTTCTTCATATCAGCATCTAATGATGCACCTTCGAAAGACACCTTTCTATTAAAAATAGTCTTTGTCCCTGTAGTATCTCTAGTCATCTCTATTTCCACCACGATCTTCTCAGCTTCCCACTTCTTTCTATCCATATACATTCTCAGTGTAGCAGCTGTACAGCTCGCTAGTGAAGTAGCTAATACTTCAAATGGGCTAAACCCTTTATTCTGTCCACCTAGATCAGCAGGCTCATCAGTAATCAATACATTACTACCAGCTGTAACCTCTGTATAATATAATTCAGTACCTAAAACGGCTTTTACTGTCACGTCCATATTACTTCTTATTTTTAAATGATTTCATCCCTTCTGGAAATGGTACATAACTATCACTATCCCCTTCAATTAAAGGAAATACCTCATAGTTCTGATTGATCCAGTCTTGTTTTGCTTTCTCTAGTTTATCAGTATCATGAGACACGAAGTTCCACAGTATATAGCGCTCTTCTGGTAGAGGTTCCCCTCCGAAGATATAGACTGTAGTATTAGGCTTCATTTCGAACTCACATAGCGTACTATCATTAGAGATCAAGATATTCTTAGGTTCGTACTCATGCTCACCACTCTTCACTCCTCCTTCTAAGATATACATCGCTGCCTCTCCGAATAGTCCACTTCCGATATTGATCTTTTTATGTTCTGTAGATTTGATTTCGATATAATACAATGGGCTATATACAGGCACAGGTGATTTTCTTCCTAATGCTTCTCCTGCTATCAGTTTATACGACACACCATCCTCTTCCCAACTAGGCAAATCTTTTGCTTCGATATGCACAAAAGAAGGTTCCATATCTTCTAGTTCTTTAGGCAATGCT
It encodes the following:
- a CDS encoding pirin family protein: MSNVDLVIEERAASIGNFLVGRLLPFRQKRTVGPFSFIDHMGPISVAEHDNLDVDPHPHIGLSTLTYLFEGQIMHRDSVGSVERITPGAVNWMTAGRGVVHSERMPEDIRTTTPDAILHGLQIWIALPKELEDMEPSFVHIEAKDLPSWEEDGVSYKLIAGEALGRKSPVPVYSPLYYIEIKSTEHKKINIGSGLFGEAAMYILEGGVKSGEHEYEPKNILISNDSTLCEFEMKPNTTVYIFGGEPLPEERYILWNFVSHDTDKLEKAKQDWINQNYEVFPLIEGDSDSYVPFPEGMKSFKNKK
- a CDS encoding OsmC family protein; protein product: MDVTVKAVLGTELYYTEVTAGSNVLITDEPADLGGQNKGFSPFEVLATSLASCTAATLRMYMDRKKWEAEKIVVEIEMTRDTTGTKTIFNRKVSFEGASLDADMKKRLAIIADKCPVHKVLTGEVTINTELAV
- a CDS encoding GNAT family N-acetyltransferase — translated: MEIKHEAQETKGAFVAYIDGQRAGDMTYSVAGTDKIIIDHTGVEEAFNGKGVGKAILLEGVIPYVREKNLKVLPLCPFAAAMFKKMHAEIGDVLV